One Halorarum halophilum DNA window includes the following coding sequences:
- a CDS encoding RNA polymerase subunit sigma-70, translated as MYEVCGEKELKVILALDPGDSISGVARKIDENRETIRRVVNRLEEAGYVAYDDGLHLVDQTLRDVGLEFLTAAAATSTPSISETYVLPQFAGMDYAFTAIDAVYVWTRGGYQVARDPADYPLFIAVHESDLDAWTSFFDRFGILTAEERQPADDLDGAIQVVLEPRSRIETEMVDGRPVIPLQDTVAFANEYYATFESALDMLARMYDDVDTDAAYRMEPD; from the coding sequence ATGTACGAAGTATGCGGTGAAAAGGAACTCAAGGTCATCCTCGCGCTCGACCCAGGAGATTCCATCTCCGGGGTCGCGCGAAAGATCGACGAGAACCGGGAGACGATTCGGCGCGTCGTGAATCGCCTTGAAGAGGCGGGCTACGTCGCGTACGATGATGGCCTCCACCTCGTCGATCAGACGCTCCGAGACGTCGGTCTCGAGTTCCTGACGGCGGCAGCAGCCACCTCGACGCCATCGATCTCGGAGACGTACGTCCTCCCCCAGTTCGCCGGCATGGACTACGCCTTTACCGCCATCGATGCGGTCTACGTCTGGACCCGCGGTGGCTACCAGGTCGCTCGCGACCCGGCGGACTATCCGCTGTTCATCGCTGTCCACGAGTCCGACCTCGACGCCTGGACGTCGTTCTTCGACCGATTCGGGATCCTGACGGCGGAAGAGCGCCAGCCCGCTGACGACCTCGATGGCGCCATCCAGGTCGTTCTGGAGCCACGGTCACGTATCGAGACCGAGATGGTCGATGGACGGCCCGTCATCCCGCTTCAAGATACCGTGGCGTTCGCAAACGAGTACTACGCGACCTTCGAGTCGGCACTCGACATGCTCGCCCGGATGTACGACGACGTCGACACGGACGCAGCCTACCGGATGGAGCCCGACTGA
- a CDS encoding DUF6166 domain-containing protein, whose protein sequence is MRGISNPQPFGESHANETDVVYVGYRQRGRAIVEKRPSQEQLTPERSLELANHSPAGFSLGYAGSGPAQLALALLLDYTDDEEVALAAYMSFKTEVVSQLECTGADGCWRLTGREIDEALCETVDEPVAPSVN, encoded by the coding sequence ATGCGTGGAATAAGCAATCCACAGCCGTTTGGAGAGTCACACGCGAATGAGACCGACGTCGTCTACGTCGGCTACCGCCAGCGAGGCCGCGCCATCGTCGAGAAACGCCCCAGCCAAGAACAACTCACGCCGGAGCGAAGTCTCGAGCTAGCGAACCACAGCCCCGCCGGATTCAGCTTGGGATACGCCGGCAGTGGTCCAGCCCAACTCGCGCTCGCCCTCCTGCTCGATTACACTGATGATGAAGAGGTCGCACTGGCGGCGTACATGTCCTTCAAGACCGAGGTCGTGAGCCAGCTGGAGTGTACAGGAGCCGACGGCTGCTGGCGACTCACCGGGCGCGAGATAGATGAAGCCCTTTGTGAGACAGTCGACGAGCCGGTCGCACCGTCCGTCAACTAA
- a CDS encoding ABC transporter permease, with translation MKPTEESTHEQKPTSTDGGTKEFPLASFQENQSNESELGSSRLQEILLEFHAIWKVAWSDWRTKVSLIVLGLYALMGTVGVLIVPEPTLYPEAWIQPFTTWQYPLGTNGNGQSVFGAIVHAAPSMYIMILAGGVFATSIGATIGIVSGYKRGRVDELLMTFTDVAMTIPGLPLIIVLSAVFEPTHPVLVGILISINSWAGHARGIRSQVLTVREESFVEASRFMGVNTRQILTRDITPQMMPLILIGFVDTSKQVIFSSVALYFLGVLPFEGLNWGVLMNLAYKSGSAQTPSQFHALLYPILAVIFLSWAMIMLVQGLDRVVNPRIRAKHKSEKKESGQ, from the coding sequence ATGAAGCCTACTGAGGAATCCACACACGAACAGAAGCCCACAAGCACAGACGGAGGAACGAAGGAATTCCCACTCGCGTCGTTCCAAGAAAATCAGTCGAACGAGAGCGAACTCGGAAGCAGTCGACTACAGGAAATACTCTTAGAATTCCACGCAATTTGGAAAGTTGCGTGGTCGGATTGGAGAACGAAGGTAAGTCTCATCGTCTTGGGACTGTACGCACTAATGGGTACTGTCGGGGTCCTAATCGTACCGGAACCGACGCTGTACCCAGAAGCCTGGATTCAGCCCTTTACGACGTGGCAGTACCCGCTGGGCACGAACGGTAACGGACAAAGCGTGTTCGGCGCTATCGTGCATGCTGCACCTTCGATGTACATAATGATCCTAGCAGGAGGGGTCTTCGCTACGTCCATTGGAGCGACTATCGGAATTGTGTCCGGCTACAAACGTGGGCGAGTCGACGAACTGCTCATGACGTTCACTGACGTGGCGATGACCATTCCTGGTCTCCCATTAATCATCGTTCTGTCAGCGGTTTTTGAGCCGACTCATCCGGTTCTCGTCGGTATCCTTATTTCGATCAATTCTTGGGCTGGCCACGCTCGTGGAATACGGTCTCAGGTACTAACGGTCCGTGAAGAGTCATTTGTCGAAGCCTCTCGGTTTATGGGCGTCAACACCCGACAAATCCTCACGAGAGACATCACACCCCAGATGATGCCGCTAATCCTGATCGGGTTCGTGGATACCTCGAAACAGGTCATCTTCAGCTCTGTCGCCCTATACTTCCTTGGCGTACTTCCGTTCGAGGGACTAAACTGGGGCGTTCTGATGAACTTAGCGTACAAGTCGGGGTCGGCACAGACACCATCCCAGTTCCATGCGTTGCTCTACCCGATCCTCGCCGTCATCTTCCTCTCGTGGGCGATGATAATGTTGGTTCAGGGACTTGATCGAGTCGTCAACCCACGGATTAGAGCGAAGCACAAATCGGAAAAGAAAGAATCCGGGCAGTAG
- a CDS encoding ABC transporter permease translates to MVEQYISIRPDEPIWVQYIDYFISLLSFDLGTSFFYNRSVSAIYAEALPWTLFIMGVALIISLAISIALGAFLAYHEGTKIDYFLSTFSVTMNSIPYYIMGVFLLVIFAYTYGLFPSGNRTSMGIEAGFTLEYFIDVLWHAALPILSVVLTAFGGRALRMRGNAIRVLGEDYLQVARLRGLKSGRIRTQYVARNAVLPIYTSIMIQIGFMLGGSIILEQIFRYPGVGYFFFRSISSRDYPLMMGGFLIITFAVIIAVTIADMTYGLIDPRASTGGDSHEAY, encoded by the coding sequence ATGGTGGAACAGTACATAAGCATACGGCCGGACGAACCGATCTGGGTGCAGTATATCGATTATTTCATTTCGCTCTTAAGCTTTGATCTGGGGACCTCGTTCTTTTATAACAGATCTGTCTCTGCGATATATGCCGAAGCACTCCCGTGGACCTTGTTCATCATGGGAGTCGCCCTGATAATTAGCTTGGCAATCTCAATCGCGTTAGGTGCCTTCCTGGCGTATCATGAGGGTACTAAGATAGACTACTTCCTGAGTACGTTCTCGGTGACAATGAATTCCATTCCGTATTACATTATGGGGGTCTTCCTGCTTGTTATATTTGCATACACGTATGGACTATTCCCGTCCGGCAATCGGACGAGTATGGGTATTGAGGCCGGTTTCACGCTGGAATACTTTATTGACGTTCTCTGGCACGCGGCACTACCCATTCTGTCAGTTGTACTCACGGCTTTCGGGGGGCGAGCACTTCGAATGAGGGGTAACGCAATTCGTGTCCTTGGAGAAGATTACTTACAAGTCGCGCGGCTCCGGGGTTTGAAATCTGGTAGAATACGGACCCAGTATGTAGCTCGTAACGCAGTACTGCCAATCTACACTAGTATAATGATCCAAATTGGGTTTATGCTAGGTGGTTCTATTATTCTCGAACAGATTTTCCGATATCCGGGAGTCGGATATTTCTTCTTCAGATCGATCAGCTCTCGCGACTACCCACTAATGATGGGTGGTTTCCTAATCATCACCTTCGCCGTCATCATCGCAGTCACGATCGCAGACATGACCTACGGGTTAATCGACCCGCGCGCCAGTACTGGAGGCGATTCTCATGAAGCCTACTGA
- a CDS encoding enolase C-terminal domain-like protein, with amino-acid sequence MRITDMEVIPVAHREPPLRNSWGAHSELAARTIVRLTTADGEVGVGETYGDEAVIDALEGAHDLVEGMDPYESSRLRYKLGDDMAYGAIDTALFDLIGRAVDEPVYNLLGGKVREAAEFSAYLFYKYADSDPDTAAITPDEVLSPEAMVEEAHEFVDRGGFETIKVKGGVLEPDKELETLRLLGEEFGPDTPLRLDPNGAWSVGTATRLAREMREGDFRVEFLEDPVVSMNAHARLKRNVDYPVATNMFVTEFDHVAPAVETEAVDVILSDHHYWGGLSGNMRLDHVARTLDLGVGMHSNSHLGVSMAAMAHVACAMPTIRYACDTHYPWMADDVIQSPFEFEGGRIDPTDAPGLGVRIDESELERLHEQYRKEDVLAYSSVDSMAAEYADAMADHTDWLPNKPIW; translated from the coding sequence ATGCGCATTACCGACATGGAAGTCATCCCGGTCGCTCACCGGGAGCCACCGCTCCGGAACTCGTGGGGCGCGCACAGCGAGCTAGCCGCACGCACAATCGTCCGACTCACCACCGCCGACGGGGAGGTGGGCGTCGGAGAGACCTACGGCGACGAGGCAGTCATTGACGCGCTCGAAGGCGCACACGACCTCGTCGAGGGGATGGACCCCTACGAGTCGAGTCGCCTCCGATACAAACTCGGCGACGACATGGCTTACGGCGCGATCGATACGGCGCTGTTCGACCTGATCGGCCGCGCGGTCGACGAGCCCGTCTACAACCTCCTCGGGGGGAAGGTGCGCGAGGCCGCCGAGTTCTCCGCGTACCTATTCTACAAGTACGCTGACTCCGACCCGGACACCGCAGCGATCACGCCGGATGAGGTGCTGTCGCCGGAGGCGATGGTCGAGGAGGCCCACGAGTTCGTCGACCGGGGCGGGTTCGAGACGATCAAGGTGAAAGGCGGCGTGCTGGAGCCCGACAAGGAGCTCGAGACGCTGCGGCTGCTCGGCGAGGAGTTCGGCCCAGACACCCCGCTGCGGCTCGACCCCAACGGTGCGTGGTCGGTCGGGACCGCGACGCGGCTCGCTCGGGAGATGCGCGAGGGGGACTTCCGCGTCGAGTTCCTCGAGGACCCCGTGGTGTCCATGAATGCCCACGCACGGCTCAAACGTAACGTGGACTACCCGGTCGCGACCAACATGTTCGTCACTGAGTTCGACCACGTTGCGCCCGCCGTCGAGACGGAAGCCGTCGACGTTATCCTCAGCGACCACCACTACTGGGGCGGCCTGTCGGGGAACATGCGCCTGGACCACGTGGCCCGGACGCTCGACCTCGGCGTCGGGATGCACTCGAACTCCCACCTCGGCGTGTCGATGGCGGCCATGGCCCACGTCGCCTGTGCGATGCCGACCATCCGGTACGCCTGTGACACACACTACCCCTGGATGGCCGACGACGTAATCCAGTCGCCGTTCGAGTTCGAGGGGGGGAGGATCGACCCAACGGACGCCCCCGGACTGGGTGTCCGAATCGACGAGAGTGAACTCGAACGGCTCCACGAGCAGTATCGGAAGGAGGACGTACTCGCGTACTCGAGCGTCGACTCTATGGCCGCGGAGTACGCGGACGCCATGGCCGACCACACTGACTGGCTCCCGAACAAACCTATCTGGTAG
- a CDS encoding M78 family metallopeptidase domain-containing protein yields MATSSDSSVSYEETDTRHDEMHSTIEEWIDDLVDRVDDAQASEEFQEWLDVQSRFHDYSHRNTLLIQLQCPEATKVAGYNTWRNDFDRHVQEGEQAIWIWAPIITKRCPECENSPSYHDKIGCEYDERPPDEWSKGLVGFKPAPVFDVSQTEGDPLPELETAAMGDANDLVPALTEVADILGVTVHIVDDDWDHGDAKGVCKSRSKHDFKPVVEAKTRANQADLAVTLIHEYTHALLHFDIDDEPERAKREVEAEAVAYIVGRYFGLDTSGSAFYLAAWQGEDSEAILERLGRISSTAQDIIRSLWE; encoded by the coding sequence ATGGCTACGAGTAGTGATTCGTCGGTCTCGTACGAGGAGACCGACACCCGACACGACGAGATGCACAGTACCATCGAAGAGTGGATCGACGACCTCGTCGACCGCGTCGACGATGCACAAGCAAGTGAGGAGTTCCAGGAATGGTTGGACGTCCAGAGTCGTTTCCACGACTATTCACACCGAAACACGCTCCTAATCCAGCTCCAGTGTCCCGAGGCAACGAAGGTCGCAGGCTACAACACATGGCGGAACGACTTCGATCGCCACGTCCAGGAAGGCGAACAGGCCATCTGGATTTGGGCACCGATCATCACCAAGCGATGTCCTGAGTGTGAGAATTCGCCCAGCTACCACGATAAAATCGGCTGTGAGTACGACGAGAGGCCGCCGGATGAGTGGTCGAAAGGCCTCGTCGGGTTCAAACCAGCACCAGTCTTCGACGTGTCCCAGACGGAAGGAGACCCGCTTCCCGAACTGGAGACAGCGGCGATGGGCGACGCCAACGACCTGGTGCCAGCGCTCACAGAGGTAGCAGATATCCTCGGTGTGACAGTACACATCGTCGACGACGACTGGGATCATGGCGACGCGAAAGGCGTCTGTAAGTCTCGGAGCAAACACGACTTTAAGCCAGTTGTCGAAGCGAAAACCCGAGCGAACCAAGCAGATCTCGCGGTCACGCTGATTCACGAGTACACCCACGCGCTGCTCCACTTCGATATCGACGATGAACCCGAACGGGCAAAACGCGAGGTCGAAGCAGAAGCCGTCGCGTACATCGTCGGCCGATATTTCGGACTCGACACAAGTGGATCTGCGTTCTACCTCGCTGCGTGGCAGGGCGAAGACTCGGAGGCAATTCTAGAGCGACTCGGTCGAATCAGTTCCACCGCTCAGGACATAATTCGGTCACTCTGGGAGTGA
- a CDS encoding universal stress protein → MQPFLVVVDSTEPHERLVREAGRVAAATGTPLVLLSWLTEDRLEEDTDTLQAMKDALQTSFETNDARELAAQFVRETANEEFTNIGDSVEYDVITIVADESDLADEVLRVAEERGCGHIYVAGRQRSPTGKALFGDTAQRVILNFDGLVTVLTE, encoded by the coding sequence ATGCAGCCGTTTCTAGTCGTCGTGGATAGTACCGAGCCACACGAACGTCTCGTACGCGAAGCGGGCCGCGTCGCCGCCGCGACAGGCACACCCCTCGTATTGCTGTCGTGGCTGACCGAGGACAGACTCGAGGAGGATACCGATACGCTCCAAGCGATGAAGGATGCTCTCCAGACATCGTTCGAGACCAACGATGCCCGAGAACTGGCAGCGCAGTTCGTTCGTGAAACAGCCAACGAGGAATTCACCAATATCGGCGACTCGGTAGAGTACGACGTCATCACCATCGTCGCGGACGAGAGCGACCTCGCGGACGAGGTGCTTCGAGTGGCAGAGGAGCGAGGGTGCGGACACATCTACGTCGCCGGGCGGCAGCGGTCACCAACCGGGAAAGCATTATTCGGCGACACCGCCCAGCGCGTCATCTTGAACTTCGATGGCCTTGTCACCGTCCTTACTGAATAA
- a CDS encoding DUF7389 domain-containing protein — translation MPEHTQQSRTNAESTENSERQGPTEYVERSDVGVSLTVKLTRGTGTRDQDKITAKVKAKTLEEAREDMESLRRYIHALAEYARQIQPTDPHEG, via the coding sequence ATGCCAGAACACACACAGCAGTCCCGTACGAACGCAGAATCGACCGAGAACAGTGAGCGACAGGGACCAACCGAGTACGTTGAGCGAAGCGATGTCGGCGTCTCACTCACTGTGAAGCTGACTCGCGGTACTGGTACCCGCGACCAGGACAAGATCACTGCCAAAGTGAAAGCGAAAACGCTCGAAGAAGCCCGGGAGGACATGGAATCCCTTCGGAGATACATTCACGCCCTCGCCGAATACGCCCGCCAGATCCAGCCAACAGACCCACACGAAGGGTAA
- a CDS encoding NAD(P)-dependent oxidoreductase, protein MRVKGGPLTLHVRLSNDTEGMMGHKEFERMKSSAYLINTSRGGLVNEETLVRTLDNGELGGAALGVPGGATPPEPPLARPRLGGADAARRRIDLE, encoded by the coding sequence GTGCGGGTCAAGGGGGGACCGCTGACGCTCCACGTCCGCCTATCGAACGACACCGAGGGGATGATGGGCCACAAGGAGTTCGAACGGATGAAATCCTCGGCGTACCTGATCAACACCTCCCGGGGCGGCCTCGTCAACGAGGAGACGCTGGTCAGGACGCTCGACAACGGCGAGCTCGGCGGCGCGGCCCTAGGTGTTCCGGGAGGGGCCACTCCCCCAGAACCACCTCTCGCTCGACCGCGACTAGGTGGTGCTGACGCCGCGCGTCGTCGGATCGACTTGGAGTGA
- a CDS encoding nucleotidyltransferase family protein, with protein sequence MSQEDRSEALIEVLEELEQSDIRFVLVGGYAISHFETRFSTDLDLVIAPDDYDEVVAFLKAHGFERQADLEVPPEETIYNRKIELFERSEGLPHPVGVDILVNGLGCRQTEAEWSFDYLRKHSSPRTISGGTRSTTARAADGEVLVAVKLHSGRKTDLADVLAAIPSIDLNMVETHLHRGDADALREQLSGAEAFIEEGGLDHRFKSMFGQSSASAEDIETLLEFLKRQQE encoded by the coding sequence ATGAGTCAAGAAGACCGAAGTGAGGCACTCATCGAAGTGCTCGAAGAACTAGAGCAGTCAGATATTAGGTTCGTTCTCGTTGGTGGGTACGCGATCAGTCACTTCGAGACGCGGTTCTCGACCGACCTTGACCTCGTCATCGCCCCGGACGACTACGATGAAGTCGTTGCCTTTCTCAAAGCACACGGCTTCGAACGACAGGCTGATCTCGAAGTTCCCCCAGAAGAGACCATCTATAATCGTAAAATCGAACTCTTCGAGCGCTCGGAGGGGCTTCCTCACCCGGTCGGCGTAGACATCCTCGTGAACGGCCTTGGCTGCCGACAGACCGAAGCAGAGTGGTCGTTCGACTATCTGCGCAAGCATAGTTCTCCGAGGACGATATCAGGCGGTACTCGGTCGACAACGGCACGAGCAGCCGACGGGGAAGTACTCGTCGCGGTCAAACTCCATAGCGGTCGGAAAACGGATCTCGCTGATGTCCTCGCTGCCATTCCGTCGATCGACCTCAACATGGTCGAGACGCACCTGCATCGCGGCGATGCTGATGCCCTTCGGGAACAGCTCAGTGGGGCAGAAGCATTCATCGAAGAGGGCGGGCTCGATCACCGGTTCAAGAGTATGTTCGGTCAATCATCAGCCTCGGCTGAGGATATCGAGACGCTTCTCGAGTTCCTCAAGCGGCAACAGGAGTGA
- a CDS encoding aldehyde dehydrogenase family protein — translation MVLTPRVVGSTWSEVLGGPRIIADERESTLDYVQVGESEGATLETGGGVPSEACHETGHYVEPTVFSGVDSDMRIAQEEIFGPVVGVIPVESLRRRST, via the coding sequence GTGGTGCTGACGCCGCGCGTCGTCGGATCGACTTGGAGTGAAGTGCTCGGTGGGCCGCGGATTATCGCCGACGAGCGCGAGAGCACCCTCGACTATGTCCAGGTCGGCGAGTCGGAGGGGGCTACGCTCGAGACCGGGGGCGGGGTCCCGTCCGAGGCCTGTCACGAGACCGGCCACTACGTGGAGCCGACGGTATTCTCCGGTGTCGACTCGGATATGCGCATCGCGCAAGAAGAGATCTTCGGGCCGGTGGTCGGAGTCATCCCCGTCGAGAGCTTGAGGAGGCGGTCGACGTAG
- a CDS encoding ABC transporter ATP-binding protein produces MAEKSTTNQQLDEDVIFSLRDTSVTFDMDRGTSKVLDNVSIDIQREEILGVVGESGSGKSMFASSLLDAVDDPGVTTGEITYYPDKGDPIDILNLSDEELRQLRWEEISMVFQGAMSSFNPTLNVRTHFKETIDAHDVEEQEGMANAEELLSDLHLDPERVLNSYPHELSGGMKQRALLALSLILEPDVLVMDEPTAALDLLMQRSILGLLEKLQEKYELTIVFITHDLPLVAGLCDRLAVLYAFDIVEVGPTEKMLNHPTHPYTRALLKAVPNLNASLSEMRPIEGSSPDPVNVPDGCSYHPRCSLADEQCRTTDPPYFDVDSDHQTACYHWEDSVDEISLTSERDDSSVTTFEGQQSSEPLVSAQDLSVHFKQKGDGFSQLLKESKTVQAVNNIDLDIYGNDVVVLVGESGCGKTTLGKALIGGQRPTGGRVSFRDQNIWVAHDNEGEIDIPFEEIRRSLQIIHQDPGSALNPNRSVKKSLEVPLNITQPDLSKEERVSRILALIDYVGMSPPEDYAERYPHQLSGGEQQRIALVRALLMNPELILADEAVSALDVSLRVEMMDLMLKLQDLFDTSYVFISHNLSNARYIAGKADGRIAVMYLGEIVEIGPAEEVVSNPKHPYTKVLKWSTAELDVDQSSGSPPIRGIDIPDPVNPPSGCRFHTRCPEAREVCKQEQPRLQSESGDKHNSACFRNYSEDHPYWSSEPLAEATVDSQSPSKSESSEQA; encoded by the coding sequence ATGGCCGAGAAGTCAACTACGAACCAACAGCTGGATGAAGACGTTATCTTTAGCCTCCGAGACACCTCTGTAACTTTTGACATGGATCGGGGGACTTCTAAAGTCCTCGACAACGTTAGTATAGATATCCAGCGGGAGGAAATCCTAGGCGTAGTGGGAGAAAGTGGGAGTGGGAAGTCCATGTTCGCTTCGTCGTTACTCGACGCTGTTGACGATCCGGGAGTAACTACTGGTGAGATCACATATTATCCTGATAAGGGGGATCCCATCGATATACTGAATCTGAGTGACGAAGAGCTCCGACAACTGCGCTGGGAAGAAATATCAATGGTCTTCCAAGGCGCGATGAGCTCCTTCAATCCAACATTAAATGTCCGGACTCACTTCAAGGAGACCATCGACGCTCACGACGTAGAAGAACAAGAAGGAATGGCAAACGCGGAGGAGCTGCTTTCGGATTTGCATCTTGACCCAGAGAGGGTACTCAACTCGTACCCACACGAACTTAGTGGAGGAATGAAGCAACGTGCGCTGCTGGCGTTGAGCCTTATTCTTGAACCCGATGTTCTTGTTATGGACGAGCCGACCGCAGCGCTTGACCTGCTGATGCAGCGGTCGATTCTCGGTCTATTAGAGAAGCTGCAAGAAAAGTACGAGCTAACGATCGTGTTTATCACTCACGATCTCCCACTAGTTGCAGGTTTGTGCGATCGACTCGCGGTGTTGTACGCTTTCGATATCGTAGAGGTGGGTCCAACAGAGAAGATGCTAAATCATCCGACTCACCCGTACACACGAGCTCTATTAAAAGCGGTTCCCAATCTCAATGCATCGCTTTCAGAAATGAGACCCATCGAAGGTTCGAGCCCAGACCCGGTGAACGTGCCTGATGGTTGTTCCTATCATCCTCGCTGCTCCCTCGCAGACGAACAATGCCGGACTACAGATCCGCCGTATTTCGACGTCGATAGTGATCATCAGACGGCGTGTTACCATTGGGAGGATTCCGTAGATGAAATCTCATTGACTTCAGAGAGGGATGACTCGAGCGTTACTACGTTCGAGGGTCAACAGTCTTCTGAACCTCTTGTTTCAGCACAAGACCTCTCTGTGCACTTCAAACAGAAGGGAGATGGTTTCAGCCAGCTCCTGAAAGAGTCGAAGACTGTTCAGGCGGTGAATAACATCGATCTGGATATCTACGGAAACGACGTAGTAGTGCTCGTCGGGGAAAGTGGGTGCGGAAAAACTACGCTCGGTAAAGCTTTGATCGGGGGGCAGCGCCCTACCGGCGGTCGCGTCTCCTTCAGAGATCAAAATATCTGGGTGGCACATGATAACGAGGGCGAGATAGATATCCCCTTCGAGGAGATCCGTCGCTCCTTACAGATCATTCACCAAGATCCGGGGAGTGCACTAAATCCAAATCGGTCGGTGAAAAAGAGTCTAGAAGTCCCGCTAAATATTACACAACCGGACTTGAGCAAAGAAGAGCGAGTAAGTAGAATCCTCGCACTGATTGACTACGTCGGGATGTCGCCGCCTGAAGACTACGCTGAGAGGTACCCTCATCAACTAAGCGGCGGCGAACAGCAACGAATCGCTCTCGTTCGAGCGCTACTAATGAATCCGGAGCTGATCCTCGCAGACGAGGCAGTGAGTGCGCTCGACGTTTCACTCCGTGTAGAGATGATGGACCTTATGCTCAAACTTCAGGATCTCTTTGACACGTCTTACGTGTTTATCTCTCACAATCTCTCGAATGCACGATACATTGCTGGGAAAGCGGACGGCCGGATTGCCGTAATGTATCTTGGCGAGATAGTTGAAATCGGCCCTGCAGAAGAAGTCGTAAGTAACCCGAAACACCCGTACACGAAGGTTCTAAAGTGGTCTACAGCGGAACTTGACGTCGATCAGTCATCTGGGAGTCCTCCGATCCGAGGAATAGACATTCCAGACCCAGTCAATCCGCCAAGCGGATGTCGGTTCCATACACGATGTCCGGAGGCGCGTGAGGTCTGTAAGCAAGAGCAACCTCGCTTACAGAGTGAATCCGGCGATAAACACAACTCTGCGTGTTTCCGGAACTACAGCGAGGATCATCCCTACTGGAGTAGTGAACCTCTCGCGGAAGCTACAGTGGACAGTCAGAGTCCCTCCAAAAGTGAATCGTCAGAGCAGGCCTAG